Proteins encoded together in one Cinclus cinclus unplaced genomic scaffold, bCinCin1.1 SCAFFOLD_49, whole genome shotgun sequence window:
- the LOC134057114 gene encoding E3 ubiquitin-protein ligase TRIM7-like: MEAPPAPPAAPPAPCSAARSLQDELTCPVCLEYFNDPVLVAECGHNFCRACVTQCWEDSARRLCCPQCREPVPQRLFRPNRSLGNIVHIVRQLGLPPGPAEPPPGPPAPAPPLPAAAPSGPPGPPRCPRHGEPLRLYCVQDRRAVCVVCHLSREHRAHTVLPAEEAAHAAEEVPQEHLSSLRKGREEAKAERERQSEELLKQTEVERQKIVAECKELRAFLEEKEQLLLSRLEELEKDVGRRRDESVARLAEDIAQLDKLLAEQGGDSGTENTPAQGVVLAGSSLESWMFLKPEPGFSELEKKLKSFSQKSAVLKEVLLEFKENLRFELENDTGELSLDPDTANPYLVLSEDKRSVRLRGAPQELPAHPKRFDYAFCVLASEGFSAGRHYWEVEVGDGESWVLGAARESVRRKEKVDFAPEEGIWAVGLNWKGKNWDQYQAFTSPETPLSLCERPRKIGVYLDYEGGWVAFYNADNMAPIFTFTAAFSERIFPFFWLFYVGSSLSLCN, translated from the exons ATGGAGGCGCCGCCCGCGCCCCCTGCCGCGCCCCCCGCGCCCTGCAGCGCTGCGCGGAGCCTGCAGGACGAGCTGACGTGCCCCGTGTGCCTGGAGTACTTCAACGATCCGGTTCTGGTGGCCGAGTGCGGGCACAACTTCTGCCGCGCCTGCGTGACCCAGTGCTGGGAGGACTCGGCGCGGCGCCTCTGCTGCCCGCAGTGCCGCGAGCCGGTCCCGCAGCGCTTATTTCGCCCCAACCGCTCCCTTGGCAACATCGTGCACATCGTTCGCCAGCTGGGCCtgccgccgggccccgccgagccgccgccggggccgcccgCGCCCGCGCCGCCGCTGCCTGCGGCCGCCCCGTCCGGCCCACCGGGGCCGCCGCGCTGTCCGCGCCACGGGGAGCCGCTGCGGCTTTACTGCGTGCAGGACCGGCGGGCCGTGTGTGTCGTGTGTCACCTGTCCCGCGAGCACCGCGCCCACACTGTGCTGCCCGCCGAGGAGGCGGCCCACGCCGCCGAG GAGGTGCCCCAGGAGCACTTGAGCTCGCTGAGGAAAGGGCGCGAAGAGGCCAAGGCCGAGCGGGAGCGGCAGAGCGAGGAGctgctg AAGCAGACGGAGGTGGAGCGGCAGAAGATTGTGGCTGAGTGCAAGGAACTGCGGGCGTTCCTGGAAgagaaggagcagctcctgctgtcccggctggaagagctggaaaaggaCGTCGGGCGCCGGAGGGATGAGAGCGTGGCACGTCTGGCTGAGGACATCGCCCAGCTGGAcaagctgctggcagagcagggcggggacagcgggacagAAAACACACCTGCCCAG ggTGTCgtcctggctggcagcag cctggagagctgGATGTTCCTCAAGCCCGAGCCTGGCTTTTCTGAACTGGAGAAGAAGCTGAAGAGCTTTTCCCAGAAGAGTGCGGTGCTTAAGgaagtgctgctggaattcaagG AAAACCTGCGCTTCGAGCTGGAGAATGACACAG GTGAGCTGTCCCTGGACCCCGACACAGCCAACCCCTACCTGGTGCTGTCGGAGGACAAGCGGAGCGTGCGGCTCCGCGGGGccccccaggagctgccagctcaccCCAAACGTTTCGACTACGCCTTCTGCGTCCTGGCCTCCGAGGGCTTCTCTGCTGGCCGCCACTACTGGGAAGTGGAGGTGGGAGACGGGGAGAGCTGGGTGCTGGGTGCCGCCCGCGAGTCCGTGCGCCGCAAGGAGAAGGTCGACTTCGCCCCCGAGGAAGGGATTTGGGCAGTGGGGCTCAACTGGAAGGGCAAAAATTGGGATCAGTACCAGGCGTTCACCTCTCCCGAGACGCCACTGTCCCTTTGCGAGCGACCGCGCAAGATCGGGGTGTACCTGGACTATGAGGGAGGGTGGGTGGCGTTTTACAACGCTGACAACATGGCTCCCATCTTCACCTTCACTGCCGCCTTCTCCGAGAGGATCTTCCCGTTTTTCTGGCTCTTCTATGTGGGCTCCTCGCTGTCCCTCTGCAACTGA